From the genome of Vigna radiata var. radiata cultivar VC1973A unplaced genomic scaffold, Vradiata_ver6 scaffold_301, whole genome shotgun sequence, one region includes:
- the LOC106754974 gene encoding ABC transporter B family member 26, chloroplastic — ILLLQLSEISIPSILAASIFSAQSGETVAFSRNALFLXLLCLTSGICSGLRSGCFGILNVTLVKHLRENLYATILFQDISYFDKERVGDLTSRLTADCQRLSHVIGNDLQLILRNTCQGTGAILNLMVLSWPLALSALVICCILSAIFIVYGQYQRKAAKLIQDFTACANDVALETLSSIRTVRAYGTGKREFGRYKQWLQSLAVITLRENMASGFWDLIFSSLYRFMQIFAVLLVGLSVLRSHVTLEQLTKCVLYCEWLIYATWRMTNSLTSLLQSIGASEQIFQLLNLLPSDQFLAKGVKLHRLAGHIQFANVSFYYPARTMMPVLEHLDFSIEENQIVAIVGLSGSGKSTLLNLLLRLYEPSSGQIYIDGFPLKELDIRWLRQNIGYVAQESHLFHMDIKSNIKYGCPGNIKQEDIERAAKKAYAHDFISSLPNGYETLVDDNVLSGGQKQRIALARAILRDPVIMILDEATSALDSESEHYIQESLYGLKDESKTRTIIIIAHRLSTAKAADKIFVMDDGGIIEMGDHEELMLKDGLYAKLNKIQADILT, encoded by the exons attctgCTGCTGCAGCTTTCAGAGATCTCCATACCAAGTATATTGGCAGCATCAATATTTTCAGCACAGAGTGGTGAGACTGTGGCGTTCTCTAGGAATGCACTGTTTTTANTTCTTTTGTGCTTAACTTCAGGGATATGCAG TGGCCTACGAAGTGGCTGCTTTGGAATTTTGAATGTAACCTTG GTAAAGCATCTACGAGAAAACTTATATGCAACAATTCTTTTTCAG GACATCTCCTACTTTGATAAAGAAAGAGTTGGTGACTTGACAAGCAGGCTCACAGCAGATTGTCAACGGTTATCCCATGTGATAGGAAATGATCTTCAGCTCATATTACGCAACACTTGTCAG GGAACTGGAGCAATACTTAATTTGATGGTTTTATCTTGGCCTCTAGCATTATCTGCCTTGGTGATTTGTTGTATTTTATCTGCAATTTTCATCGTTTATGGCCA gTATCAGAGAAAGGCAGCAAAGTTAATCCAAGATTTCACAGCTTGTGCAAATGAC GTTGCTCTGGAAACACTTTCTTCAATAAGAACTGTACGAGCTTATGGAACAGGAAAACGAGAATTTGGAAG gTATAAGCAGTGGCTACAAAGCTTAGCAGTTATAACTCTTCGAGAGAATATGGCTTCAGGGTTTTGGGACCTAATATTTAGCAGCTTATATCGTTTTATGCAG ATATTTGCAGTGCTGTTGGTAGGTTTGTCTGTTCTCAGAAGTCATGTAACTCTGGAACAACTTACCAAGTGTGTACTATACTGTGAGTGGTTGATTTATGCAACTTGGAGGATGACAAACAGCTTAACATCATTGCTGCAGTCCATTGGAGCATCTGAACAAATATTCCAACTGCTTAATCTTTTGCCCAGTGATCAATTCTTAGCCAAAG GTGTGAAGTTGCATAGGTTAGCAGGTCATATTCAGTTTGCAAATGTATCTTTTTATTATCCTGCAAGGACTATG ATGCCTGTTCTAGAACACTTGGACTTCTCCATAGAGGAAAATCAAATCGTTGCCATT GTTGGTCTGAGTGGTAGTGGGAAGAGCACATTACTCAACCTTTTACTTCGTCTCTATGAACCTAGTAGTGGTCag ATATATATCGATGGATTCCCTCTTAAAGAGTTGGATATTCGTTGGCTGCGTCAGAACATTGGTTATGTTGCACAG GAATCCCATCTCTTTCATATGGACATCAAGTCAAACATAAAGTATGGTTGCCCCGGGAACATAAAACAAGAAGATATCGAACGGGCGGCGAAAAAGGCCTATGCCCATGATTTCATTTCTTCTCTTCCTAATGGATATGAAACCCTTGTTGATGACAATGTACTTAGTGGCGGACAAAAGCAGCGAATTGCCCTCGCCAGAGCGATTCTTAGGGACCCTGTTATAATGATACTTGATGAAGCAACCAGTGCTCTAGATTCTGAGAGTGAGCATTATATCCAG GAGTCGCTGTATGGGTTAAAAGATGAATCTAAAACAAGAACCATCATTATCATAGCTCATAG GCTTTCTACTGCAAAAGCTGCTGATAAGATCTTTGTTATGGATGATGGTGGCATCATTGAG atGGGAGATCATGAAGAGCTTATGCTCAAGGATGGGCTCTatgcaaaattaaataaaattcaagcaGATATTTTGACttga